One genomic region from Nymphaea colorata isolate Beijing-Zhang1983 chromosome 10, ASM883128v2, whole genome shotgun sequence encodes:
- the LOC116262189 gene encoding uncharacterized protein LOC116262189 isoform X2, whose translation MVSTRRSSSSSKVSSPSSPPCSKRLKAENSQPKEVSSAQRDDVPESKDSASSSRDQLPSDPVVTHAEDPAVAETLASSPDAAVEKPVATPPPASGCVPMDVDKSKGGASTWNRTKKRALNLDQLSAWGRLISQYPQNSHVLMSGPVFTVGQSRNCNLYLKDPSVSSILCRVKSMQRDEGCVIVLESAGSKGSVHVNGKPIKRNADVILKAGDELVFSSSGNHSYIFQQFTNENVPTPAAPSSVGITETQSPPVKEIHLEARAGDPSAVAGASILASLSNLGHDLSLLPPPTKSNEVAQQGIERPALSPGFEEPDDSVPVLDIHSCARKDTADQNSGTDAPLIDNASVPAEQAPCVDLNIDNMDCDTGINEDNGSWNLRSMSHKKFMRMLKDTTDMDLGPAKCQAFKDSLREGIIDGNNIQVSFDNFPYYLSENTKNALIFPIYIHLKHKEFTKFATDLPTVSPRILLSGPSGSEIYQETLAKALANHFGAKLLILDTSSLPSGLSSKDSDATKDGVRVEKSSTAAKHRPSHSEAVQQKKPASSVEADIVCSSAFNSKSPPKQEASTASSRNYIFRKGDRVKFLGALPAPAYSSLHAPLRGPSYGSRGKVLLAFEGNGSSKVGVRFDKPVPEGNDLGGLCEPTNGFFCPADFLHLESSGGEEVDKLAINALFEVITTESKNGPLILFLKDMEKSLILNSDSCTSLKHKLEKLPDNVVVIGSHTHMDNRKEKSHPGGLLFTKLGSNQTALFDFAFPDNFGRLPERGKELPKATKLLLKLFPNKVTIQSPLEENLLSDWKQQLEKDVETLKALSNISSIRSVLNRNKLDCDELGTLSIKDQTLTNESAEKIVGWALSHHLMQNNDASVKDGKLVISSESIQYGISILQGFQNESKNSKKSLKDVATENEFEKRLLADVIPPSDIGVTFDDIGALENVKDTLKELVMLPLRRPELFCKGQLTKPCKGILLFGPPGTGKTMLAKAVATEAGANFINISMSSITSKWFGEGEKYVKAVFSLASKISPSIIFVDEVDSLLSRRENPGEHEAMRKMKNEFMVNWDGLRTKDRERVLVLAATNRPFDLDEAVIRRLPRRLMVNLPDATNREKILKVILGKEDMAPDVDLGQIGSMTDGYSGSDLKNLCVTAAHRPIREILEKEKKEKTLALSEGRPPPPLSVGDDIRPLSMEDFRYAHEQVCASVSSESSNMNELQQWNDLYGEGGSRKRKALSYFM comes from the exons ATGGTTTCCACCAGACGGAGCTCTTCGTCGTCCAAGGTGTCCTCGCCGTCCTCTCCGCCATGTAGCAAGCGTCTCAAG GCGGAGAATTCGCAGCCGAAAGAAGTGTCGTCTGCGCAGAGGGACGACGTGCCCGAATCAAAGGATTCGGCGTCTTCGTCTCGAGACCAGCTCCCTTCTGATCCAGTGGTCACCCATGCAGAAGATCCAGCTGTCGCTGAAACCCTTGCTTCCAGTCCCGACGCCGCCGTGGAAAAGCCAGTCGCAACGCCGCCTCCCGCATCAG GGTGCGTGCCAATGGACGTGGATAAATCGAAGGGTGGAGCCTCGACATGGAATAGAACAAAGAAGCGGGCGCTCAATTTGGATCAGCTGAGTGCTTGGGGCAGGCTCATATCTCAGTACCCGCAG aATTCCCACGTTTTGATGTCTGGACCTGTTTTTACTGTTGGTCAAAGTCGAAATTGCAACTTGTATTTGAAGGATCCATCTGTGAGTTCAATTCTGTGTAGAGTGAAGTCCATGCAG CGGGATGAAGGATGTGTCATTGTGCTAGAAAGTGCTGGAAGCAAAGGAAGTGTCCATGTGAATGGGAAACCTATTAAAAGGAATGCAGACGTTATTCTTAAAGCTGGGGATGAACTGGTTTTCAGTTCATCTGGCAATCATTCTTAT ATCTTCCAGCAGTTCACGAATGAGAATGTACCTACACCTGCAGCACCTTCTTCAGTTGGCATTACGGAGACTCAGAGTCCTCCTGTTAAAGAAATCCACCTCGAAGCACGGGCCGGTGATCCATCTGCTGTTGCTGGAGCATCGATATTGGCATCTCTATCCAATCTTGGACATGATCTGTCACTTCTGCCACCACCCACCAAAAGCAATGAAGTTGCACAACAAGGAATTGAAAGACCTGCATTGTCTCCTGGTTTTGAGGAACCAGATGATTCTGTTCCTGTTCTTGATATTCATAGTTGTGCTAGAAAAGATACTGCTGATCAAAATTCTGGAACTGATGCACCTTTAATTGATAATGCATCTGTGCCAGCTGAACAAGCACCATGTGTGGATCTTAATATTGATAACATGGATTGTGACACTGGTATCAACGAAGATAATGGAAGCTGGAACTTAAGGTCCATGTCTCATAAAAAATTCATGCGTATGTTGAAGGATACAACCGACATGGATCTGG GGCCTGCTAAGTGTCAAGCTTTCAAGGACAGCCTGCGGGAAGGAATTATTGATGGAAACAATATTCAAGTCTCATTTGATAACTTCCCATATTATCTAAG tgaaaacacaaaaaatgcattgattttCCCCATCTACATACATTTGAAGCACAAGGAATTCACCAAGTTTGCAACAGATCTTCCTACTGTTAGTCCAAGAATTTTGCTATCCGGCCCCTCAG GATCAGAGATATATCAGGAAACATTAGCAAAGGCGCTTGCAAATCATTTTGGTGCCAAACTACTGATACTTGACACTTCTTCATTGCCTAGT GGATTGTCTTCGAAAGATTCTGATGCTACAAAAGACGGAGTAAGGGTGGAAAAATCATCTACAGCTGCTAAGCATCGTCCATCTCATTCTGAAGCTGTGCAGCAAAAGAAGCCAGCATCCAGTGTTGAAGCTGATATTGTCTGCTCTTCTGCCTTTAATTCCAAATCCCCACCAAAGCAAGAGGCTTCAACTGCATCCTCACGAAACTATATATTCAGGAAAG gtGATAGAGTAAAATTCCTGGGTGCACTCCCGGCACCGGCATATTCTTCGCTTCATGCTCCTCTCAG GGGTCCCTCTTATGGTAGCAGAGGTAAAGTGCTTCTTGCTTTTGAAGGAAATGGTTCCTCCAAAGTTGGTGTCAGATTTGACAAACCAGTTCCAGAGGGCAATGACCTGGGTGGTCTTTGTGAACCAACTAATGGTTTCTTCTGTCCTG CTGATTTTCTACATTTGGAAAGTTCTGGTGGTGAAGAAGTTGACAAGCTCGCAATTAATGCATTGTTTGAG gttatcaccactgaaagtaaAAATGGTCCcttaatattatttttgaaagaTATGGAAAAATCTTTGATTCTTAATTCAGATTCATGCACCTCTCTCAAGCACAAGCTTGAAAAGTTGCCAGATAATGTGGTTGTGATTGGgtcacacacacatatggaCAACCGTAAGGAGAAG tcaCATCCTGGAGGTCTCCTTTTCACGAAACTTGGCAGCAATCAGACAGCGCTTTTTGACTTTGCATTTCCT GATAACTTTGGTAGGCTACCTGAAAGAGGGAAGGAACTcccaaaggcaacaaagttgtTATTGAAACTTTTTCCCAATAAAGTGACTATTCAAAGCCCATTG GAGGAAAATTTACTCTCAGATTGGAAGCAACAGTTGGAGAAGGATGTTGAGACCTTGAAAGCACTGTCAAATATTTCAAGCATTCGTTCT GTCCTAAATCGCAATAAGTTGGACTGCGATGAGCTTGGAACATTATCCATAAAGGATCAGACACTCACTAATGAAA GTGCTGAGAAGATTGTTGGTTGGGCTCTGAGTCACCACCTTATGCAAAACAATGATGCTTCTGTCAAGGATGGCAAACTTGTCATATCAAGCGAGAG CATTCAATACGGCATCAGTATTTTGCAAGGGTTTCAGAATGAGTCAAAAAACTCAAAGAAGTCACTCAAG GATGTTGCTACAGAGAACGAATTTGAGAAGAGACTCTTAGCTGATGTTATCCCACCAAGTGACATTGGTGTAACCTTTGATGACATTGGAGCCCTCGAAAATGTCAAAGATACATTGAAGGAATTAGTGATGCTTCCATTGCGAAGACCAGAGCTTTTCTGCAAAGGACAATTGACCAAG CCTTGCAAAGGAATACTGCTTTTTGGTCCTCCGGGCACAGGGAAGACGATGCTAGCTAAAGCTGTGGCAACAGAAGCTGGTGCAAATTTTATAAACATATCAATGTCAAGTATTACATCGAAG TGGTTTGGTGAGGGAGAAAAGTATGTCAAAGCTGTTTTTTCTCTTGCAAGTAAAATTTCTCCCAGCATTATATTTGTGGATGAG GTTGACAGCTTGTTGAGCAGACGAGAAAACCCTGGAGAGCATGAAGCTATGCGgaagatgaaaaatgaatttatGGTTAACTGGGATGGTTTGCGGACAAAAGATAGAGAACGTGTTTTGGTACTTGCTGCTACCAATAGACCTTTCGATCTTGATGAGGCAGTAATTAGGAGGCTTCCAAGGAG GTTGATGGTGAACTTGCCAGATGCAACAAACAGGGAAAAAATCCTTAAGGTGATATTAGGAAAAGAAGACATGGCACCTGATGTTGATTTAGGACAGATTGGTAGCATGACTGATGGGTATTCTGGAAGCGATCTTAAG AATCTCTGTGTTACAGCTGCTCATCGTCCTATTAGAGAAAtactggaaaaggaaaaaaag GAGAAAACATTGGCATTATCTGAGGGTAGACCACCGCCACCATTGAGTGTTGGTGATGACATACGTCCATTAAGCATGGAGGATTTTAGATATGCACATGAACAG GTATGTGCAAGTGTATCTTCGGAGTCTTCAAACATGAACGAGCTGCAGCAATGGAATGATTTGTACGGAGAAGGTGGTTCCAGAAAGAGGAAAGCACTTAGTTACTTCATGTAG
- the LOC116262189 gene encoding uncharacterized protein LOC116262189 isoform X1 → MVSTRRSSSSSKVSSPSSPPCSKRLKAENSQPKEVSSAQRDDVPESKDSASSSRDQLPSDPVVTHAEDPAVAETLASSPDAAVEKPVATPPPASGCVPMDVDKSKGGASTWNRTKKRALNLDQLSAWGRLISQYPQNSHVLMSGPVFTVGQSRNCNLYLKDPSVSSILCRVKSMQRDEGCVIVLESAGSKGSVHVNGKPIKRNADVILKAGDELVFSSSGNHSYIFQQFTNENVPTPAAPSSVGITETQSPPVKEIHLEARAGDPSAVAGASILASLSNLGHDLSLLPPPTKSNEVAQQGIERPALSPGFEEPDDSVPVLDIHSCARKDTADQNSGTDAPLIDNASVPAEQAPCVDLNIDNMDCDTGINEDNGSWNLRSMSHKKFMRMLKDTTDMDLGGSLLKQIFEERRDVFKDSDSSTVLSGPAKCQAFKDSLREGIIDGNNIQVSFDNFPYYLSENTKNALIFPIYIHLKHKEFTKFATDLPTVSPRILLSGPSGSEIYQETLAKALANHFGAKLLILDTSSLPSGLSSKDSDATKDGVRVEKSSTAAKHRPSHSEAVQQKKPASSVEADIVCSSAFNSKSPPKQEASTASSRNYIFRKGDRVKFLGALPAPAYSSLHAPLRGPSYGSRGKVLLAFEGNGSSKVGVRFDKPVPEGNDLGGLCEPTNGFFCPADFLHLESSGGEEVDKLAINALFEVITTESKNGPLILFLKDMEKSLILNSDSCTSLKHKLEKLPDNVVVIGSHTHMDNRKEKSHPGGLLFTKLGSNQTALFDFAFPDNFGRLPERGKELPKATKLLLKLFPNKVTIQSPLEENLLSDWKQQLEKDVETLKALSNISSIRSVLNRNKLDCDELGTLSIKDQTLTNESAEKIVGWALSHHLMQNNDASVKDGKLVISSESIQYGISILQGFQNESKNSKKSLKDVATENEFEKRLLADVIPPSDIGVTFDDIGALENVKDTLKELVMLPLRRPELFCKGQLTKPCKGILLFGPPGTGKTMLAKAVATEAGANFINISMSSITSKWFGEGEKYVKAVFSLASKISPSIIFVDEVDSLLSRRENPGEHEAMRKMKNEFMVNWDGLRTKDRERVLVLAATNRPFDLDEAVIRRLPRRLMVNLPDATNREKILKVILGKEDMAPDVDLGQIGSMTDGYSGSDLKNLCVTAAHRPIREILEKEKKEKTLALSEGRPPPPLSVGDDIRPLSMEDFRYAHEQVCASVSSESSNMNELQQWNDLYGEGGSRKRKALSYFM, encoded by the exons ATGGTTTCCACCAGACGGAGCTCTTCGTCGTCCAAGGTGTCCTCGCCGTCCTCTCCGCCATGTAGCAAGCGTCTCAAG GCGGAGAATTCGCAGCCGAAAGAAGTGTCGTCTGCGCAGAGGGACGACGTGCCCGAATCAAAGGATTCGGCGTCTTCGTCTCGAGACCAGCTCCCTTCTGATCCAGTGGTCACCCATGCAGAAGATCCAGCTGTCGCTGAAACCCTTGCTTCCAGTCCCGACGCCGCCGTGGAAAAGCCAGTCGCAACGCCGCCTCCCGCATCAG GGTGCGTGCCAATGGACGTGGATAAATCGAAGGGTGGAGCCTCGACATGGAATAGAACAAAGAAGCGGGCGCTCAATTTGGATCAGCTGAGTGCTTGGGGCAGGCTCATATCTCAGTACCCGCAG aATTCCCACGTTTTGATGTCTGGACCTGTTTTTACTGTTGGTCAAAGTCGAAATTGCAACTTGTATTTGAAGGATCCATCTGTGAGTTCAATTCTGTGTAGAGTGAAGTCCATGCAG CGGGATGAAGGATGTGTCATTGTGCTAGAAAGTGCTGGAAGCAAAGGAAGTGTCCATGTGAATGGGAAACCTATTAAAAGGAATGCAGACGTTATTCTTAAAGCTGGGGATGAACTGGTTTTCAGTTCATCTGGCAATCATTCTTAT ATCTTCCAGCAGTTCACGAATGAGAATGTACCTACACCTGCAGCACCTTCTTCAGTTGGCATTACGGAGACTCAGAGTCCTCCTGTTAAAGAAATCCACCTCGAAGCACGGGCCGGTGATCCATCTGCTGTTGCTGGAGCATCGATATTGGCATCTCTATCCAATCTTGGACATGATCTGTCACTTCTGCCACCACCCACCAAAAGCAATGAAGTTGCACAACAAGGAATTGAAAGACCTGCATTGTCTCCTGGTTTTGAGGAACCAGATGATTCTGTTCCTGTTCTTGATATTCATAGTTGTGCTAGAAAAGATACTGCTGATCAAAATTCTGGAACTGATGCACCTTTAATTGATAATGCATCTGTGCCAGCTGAACAAGCACCATGTGTGGATCTTAATATTGATAACATGGATTGTGACACTGGTATCAACGAAGATAATGGAAGCTGGAACTTAAGGTCCATGTCTCATAAAAAATTCATGCGTATGTTGAAGGATACAACCGACATGGATCTGGGTGGGTCCTTGCTGAAACAAATATTTGAGGAAAGAAGGGATGTCTTCAAGGATTCTGATTCGTCGACGGTCTTGTCAGGGCCTGCTAAGTGTCAAGCTTTCAAGGACAGCCTGCGGGAAGGAATTATTGATGGAAACAATATTCAAGTCTCATTTGATAACTTCCCATATTATCTAAG tgaaaacacaaaaaatgcattgattttCCCCATCTACATACATTTGAAGCACAAGGAATTCACCAAGTTTGCAACAGATCTTCCTACTGTTAGTCCAAGAATTTTGCTATCCGGCCCCTCAG GATCAGAGATATATCAGGAAACATTAGCAAAGGCGCTTGCAAATCATTTTGGTGCCAAACTACTGATACTTGACACTTCTTCATTGCCTAGT GGATTGTCTTCGAAAGATTCTGATGCTACAAAAGACGGAGTAAGGGTGGAAAAATCATCTACAGCTGCTAAGCATCGTCCATCTCATTCTGAAGCTGTGCAGCAAAAGAAGCCAGCATCCAGTGTTGAAGCTGATATTGTCTGCTCTTCTGCCTTTAATTCCAAATCCCCACCAAAGCAAGAGGCTTCAACTGCATCCTCACGAAACTATATATTCAGGAAAG gtGATAGAGTAAAATTCCTGGGTGCACTCCCGGCACCGGCATATTCTTCGCTTCATGCTCCTCTCAG GGGTCCCTCTTATGGTAGCAGAGGTAAAGTGCTTCTTGCTTTTGAAGGAAATGGTTCCTCCAAAGTTGGTGTCAGATTTGACAAACCAGTTCCAGAGGGCAATGACCTGGGTGGTCTTTGTGAACCAACTAATGGTTTCTTCTGTCCTG CTGATTTTCTACATTTGGAAAGTTCTGGTGGTGAAGAAGTTGACAAGCTCGCAATTAATGCATTGTTTGAG gttatcaccactgaaagtaaAAATGGTCCcttaatattatttttgaaagaTATGGAAAAATCTTTGATTCTTAATTCAGATTCATGCACCTCTCTCAAGCACAAGCTTGAAAAGTTGCCAGATAATGTGGTTGTGATTGGgtcacacacacatatggaCAACCGTAAGGAGAAG tcaCATCCTGGAGGTCTCCTTTTCACGAAACTTGGCAGCAATCAGACAGCGCTTTTTGACTTTGCATTTCCT GATAACTTTGGTAGGCTACCTGAAAGAGGGAAGGAACTcccaaaggcaacaaagttgtTATTGAAACTTTTTCCCAATAAAGTGACTATTCAAAGCCCATTG GAGGAAAATTTACTCTCAGATTGGAAGCAACAGTTGGAGAAGGATGTTGAGACCTTGAAAGCACTGTCAAATATTTCAAGCATTCGTTCT GTCCTAAATCGCAATAAGTTGGACTGCGATGAGCTTGGAACATTATCCATAAAGGATCAGACACTCACTAATGAAA GTGCTGAGAAGATTGTTGGTTGGGCTCTGAGTCACCACCTTATGCAAAACAATGATGCTTCTGTCAAGGATGGCAAACTTGTCATATCAAGCGAGAG CATTCAATACGGCATCAGTATTTTGCAAGGGTTTCAGAATGAGTCAAAAAACTCAAAGAAGTCACTCAAG GATGTTGCTACAGAGAACGAATTTGAGAAGAGACTCTTAGCTGATGTTATCCCACCAAGTGACATTGGTGTAACCTTTGATGACATTGGAGCCCTCGAAAATGTCAAAGATACATTGAAGGAATTAGTGATGCTTCCATTGCGAAGACCAGAGCTTTTCTGCAAAGGACAATTGACCAAG CCTTGCAAAGGAATACTGCTTTTTGGTCCTCCGGGCACAGGGAAGACGATGCTAGCTAAAGCTGTGGCAACAGAAGCTGGTGCAAATTTTATAAACATATCAATGTCAAGTATTACATCGAAG TGGTTTGGTGAGGGAGAAAAGTATGTCAAAGCTGTTTTTTCTCTTGCAAGTAAAATTTCTCCCAGCATTATATTTGTGGATGAG GTTGACAGCTTGTTGAGCAGACGAGAAAACCCTGGAGAGCATGAAGCTATGCGgaagatgaaaaatgaatttatGGTTAACTGGGATGGTTTGCGGACAAAAGATAGAGAACGTGTTTTGGTACTTGCTGCTACCAATAGACCTTTCGATCTTGATGAGGCAGTAATTAGGAGGCTTCCAAGGAG GTTGATGGTGAACTTGCCAGATGCAACAAACAGGGAAAAAATCCTTAAGGTGATATTAGGAAAAGAAGACATGGCACCTGATGTTGATTTAGGACAGATTGGTAGCATGACTGATGGGTATTCTGGAAGCGATCTTAAG AATCTCTGTGTTACAGCTGCTCATCGTCCTATTAGAGAAAtactggaaaaggaaaaaaag GAGAAAACATTGGCATTATCTGAGGGTAGACCACCGCCACCATTGAGTGTTGGTGATGACATACGTCCATTAAGCATGGAGGATTTTAGATATGCACATGAACAG GTATGTGCAAGTGTATCTTCGGAGTCTTCAAACATGAACGAGCTGCAGCAATGGAATGATTTGTACGGAGAAGGTGGTTCCAGAAAGAGGAAAGCACTTAGTTACTTCATGTAG
- the LOC116262189 gene encoding uncharacterized protein LOC116262189 isoform X3: MVSTRRSSSSSKVSSPSSPPCSKRLKAENSQPKEVSSAQRDDVPESKDSASSSRDQLPSDPVVTHAEDPAVAETLASSPDAAVEKPVATPPPASGCVPMDVDKSKGGASTWNRTKKRALNLDQLSAWGRLISQYPQNSHVLMSGPVFTVGQSRNCNLYLKDPSVSSILCRVKSMQRDEGCVIVLESAGSKGSVHVNGKPIKRNADVILKAGDELVFSSSGNHSYIFQQFTNENVPTPAAPSSVGITETQSPPVKEIHLEARAGDPSAVAGASILASLSNLGHDLSLLPPPTKSNEVAQQGIERPALSPGFEEPDDSVPVLDIHSCARKDTADQNSGTDAPLIDNASVPAEQAPCVDLNIDNMDCDTGINEDNGSWNLRSMSHKKFMRMLKDTTDMDLGGSLLKQIFEERRDVFKDSDSSTVLSGPAKCQAFKDSLREGIIDGNNIQVSFDNFPYYLSENTKNALIFPIYIHLKHKEFTKFATDLPTVSPRILLSGPSGSEIYQETLAKALANHFGAKLLILDTSSLPSGLSSKDSDATKDGVRVEKSSTAAKHRPSHSEAVQQKKPASSVEADIVCSSAFNSKSPPKQEASTASSRNYIFRKGDRVKFLGALPAPAYSSLHAPLRGPSYGSRADFLHLESSGGEEVDKLAINALFEVITTESKNGPLILFLKDMEKSLILNSDSCTSLKHKLEKLPDNVVVIGSHTHMDNRKEKSHPGGLLFTKLGSNQTALFDFAFPDNFGRLPERGKELPKATKLLLKLFPNKVTIQSPLEENLLSDWKQQLEKDVETLKALSNISSIRSVLNRNKLDCDELGTLSIKDQTLTNESAEKIVGWALSHHLMQNNDASVKDGKLVISSESIQYGISILQGFQNESKNSKKSLKDVATENEFEKRLLADVIPPSDIGVTFDDIGALENVKDTLKELVMLPLRRPELFCKGQLTKPCKGILLFGPPGTGKTMLAKAVATEAGANFINISMSSITSKWFGEGEKYVKAVFSLASKISPSIIFVDEVDSLLSRRENPGEHEAMRKMKNEFMVNWDGLRTKDRERVLVLAATNRPFDLDEAVIRRLPRRLMVNLPDATNREKILKVILGKEDMAPDVDLGQIGSMTDGYSGSDLKNLCVTAAHRPIREILEKEKKEKTLALSEGRPPPPLSVGDDIRPLSMEDFRYAHEQVCASVSSESSNMNELQQWNDLYGEGGSRKRKALSYFM, encoded by the exons ATGGTTTCCACCAGACGGAGCTCTTCGTCGTCCAAGGTGTCCTCGCCGTCCTCTCCGCCATGTAGCAAGCGTCTCAAG GCGGAGAATTCGCAGCCGAAAGAAGTGTCGTCTGCGCAGAGGGACGACGTGCCCGAATCAAAGGATTCGGCGTCTTCGTCTCGAGACCAGCTCCCTTCTGATCCAGTGGTCACCCATGCAGAAGATCCAGCTGTCGCTGAAACCCTTGCTTCCAGTCCCGACGCCGCCGTGGAAAAGCCAGTCGCAACGCCGCCTCCCGCATCAG GGTGCGTGCCAATGGACGTGGATAAATCGAAGGGTGGAGCCTCGACATGGAATAGAACAAAGAAGCGGGCGCTCAATTTGGATCAGCTGAGTGCTTGGGGCAGGCTCATATCTCAGTACCCGCAG aATTCCCACGTTTTGATGTCTGGACCTGTTTTTACTGTTGGTCAAAGTCGAAATTGCAACTTGTATTTGAAGGATCCATCTGTGAGTTCAATTCTGTGTAGAGTGAAGTCCATGCAG CGGGATGAAGGATGTGTCATTGTGCTAGAAAGTGCTGGAAGCAAAGGAAGTGTCCATGTGAATGGGAAACCTATTAAAAGGAATGCAGACGTTATTCTTAAAGCTGGGGATGAACTGGTTTTCAGTTCATCTGGCAATCATTCTTAT ATCTTCCAGCAGTTCACGAATGAGAATGTACCTACACCTGCAGCACCTTCTTCAGTTGGCATTACGGAGACTCAGAGTCCTCCTGTTAAAGAAATCCACCTCGAAGCACGGGCCGGTGATCCATCTGCTGTTGCTGGAGCATCGATATTGGCATCTCTATCCAATCTTGGACATGATCTGTCACTTCTGCCACCACCCACCAAAAGCAATGAAGTTGCACAACAAGGAATTGAAAGACCTGCATTGTCTCCTGGTTTTGAGGAACCAGATGATTCTGTTCCTGTTCTTGATATTCATAGTTGTGCTAGAAAAGATACTGCTGATCAAAATTCTGGAACTGATGCACCTTTAATTGATAATGCATCTGTGCCAGCTGAACAAGCACCATGTGTGGATCTTAATATTGATAACATGGATTGTGACACTGGTATCAACGAAGATAATGGAAGCTGGAACTTAAGGTCCATGTCTCATAAAAAATTCATGCGTATGTTGAAGGATACAACCGACATGGATCTGGGTGGGTCCTTGCTGAAACAAATATTTGAGGAAAGAAGGGATGTCTTCAAGGATTCTGATTCGTCGACGGTCTTGTCAGGGCCTGCTAAGTGTCAAGCTTTCAAGGACAGCCTGCGGGAAGGAATTATTGATGGAAACAATATTCAAGTCTCATTTGATAACTTCCCATATTATCTAAG tgaaaacacaaaaaatgcattgattttCCCCATCTACATACATTTGAAGCACAAGGAATTCACCAAGTTTGCAACAGATCTTCCTACTGTTAGTCCAAGAATTTTGCTATCCGGCCCCTCAG GATCAGAGATATATCAGGAAACATTAGCAAAGGCGCTTGCAAATCATTTTGGTGCCAAACTACTGATACTTGACACTTCTTCATTGCCTAGT GGATTGTCTTCGAAAGATTCTGATGCTACAAAAGACGGAGTAAGGGTGGAAAAATCATCTACAGCTGCTAAGCATCGTCCATCTCATTCTGAAGCTGTGCAGCAAAAGAAGCCAGCATCCAGTGTTGAAGCTGATATTGTCTGCTCTTCTGCCTTTAATTCCAAATCCCCACCAAAGCAAGAGGCTTCAACTGCATCCTCACGAAACTATATATTCAGGAAAG gtGATAGAGTAAAATTCCTGGGTGCACTCCCGGCACCGGCATATTCTTCGCTTCATGCTCCTCTCAG GGGTCCCTCTTATGGTAGCAGAG CTGATTTTCTACATTTGGAAAGTTCTGGTGGTGAAGAAGTTGACAAGCTCGCAATTAATGCATTGTTTGAG gttatcaccactgaaagtaaAAATGGTCCcttaatattatttttgaaagaTATGGAAAAATCTTTGATTCTTAATTCAGATTCATGCACCTCTCTCAAGCACAAGCTTGAAAAGTTGCCAGATAATGTGGTTGTGATTGGgtcacacacacatatggaCAACCGTAAGGAGAAG tcaCATCCTGGAGGTCTCCTTTTCACGAAACTTGGCAGCAATCAGACAGCGCTTTTTGACTTTGCATTTCCT GATAACTTTGGTAGGCTACCTGAAAGAGGGAAGGAACTcccaaaggcaacaaagttgtTATTGAAACTTTTTCCCAATAAAGTGACTATTCAAAGCCCATTG GAGGAAAATTTACTCTCAGATTGGAAGCAACAGTTGGAGAAGGATGTTGAGACCTTGAAAGCACTGTCAAATATTTCAAGCATTCGTTCT GTCCTAAATCGCAATAAGTTGGACTGCGATGAGCTTGGAACATTATCCATAAAGGATCAGACACTCACTAATGAAA GTGCTGAGAAGATTGTTGGTTGGGCTCTGAGTCACCACCTTATGCAAAACAATGATGCTTCTGTCAAGGATGGCAAACTTGTCATATCAAGCGAGAG CATTCAATACGGCATCAGTATTTTGCAAGGGTTTCAGAATGAGTCAAAAAACTCAAAGAAGTCACTCAAG GATGTTGCTACAGAGAACGAATTTGAGAAGAGACTCTTAGCTGATGTTATCCCACCAAGTGACATTGGTGTAACCTTTGATGACATTGGAGCCCTCGAAAATGTCAAAGATACATTGAAGGAATTAGTGATGCTTCCATTGCGAAGACCAGAGCTTTTCTGCAAAGGACAATTGACCAAG CCTTGCAAAGGAATACTGCTTTTTGGTCCTCCGGGCACAGGGAAGACGATGCTAGCTAAAGCTGTGGCAACAGAAGCTGGTGCAAATTTTATAAACATATCAATGTCAAGTATTACATCGAAG TGGTTTGGTGAGGGAGAAAAGTATGTCAAAGCTGTTTTTTCTCTTGCAAGTAAAATTTCTCCCAGCATTATATTTGTGGATGAG GTTGACAGCTTGTTGAGCAGACGAGAAAACCCTGGAGAGCATGAAGCTATGCGgaagatgaaaaatgaatttatGGTTAACTGGGATGGTTTGCGGACAAAAGATAGAGAACGTGTTTTGGTACTTGCTGCTACCAATAGACCTTTCGATCTTGATGAGGCAGTAATTAGGAGGCTTCCAAGGAG GTTGATGGTGAACTTGCCAGATGCAACAAACAGGGAAAAAATCCTTAAGGTGATATTAGGAAAAGAAGACATGGCACCTGATGTTGATTTAGGACAGATTGGTAGCATGACTGATGGGTATTCTGGAAGCGATCTTAAG AATCTCTGTGTTACAGCTGCTCATCGTCCTATTAGAGAAAtactggaaaaggaaaaaaag GAGAAAACATTGGCATTATCTGAGGGTAGACCACCGCCACCATTGAGTGTTGGTGATGACATACGTCCATTAAGCATGGAGGATTTTAGATATGCACATGAACAG GTATGTGCAAGTGTATCTTCGGAGTCTTCAAACATGAACGAGCTGCAGCAATGGAATGATTTGTACGGAGAAGGTGGTTCCAGAAAGAGGAAAGCACTTAGTTACTTCATGTAG